One stretch of Leishmania panamensis strain MHOM/PA/94/PSC-1 chromosome 29 sequence DNA includes these proteins:
- a CDS encoding hypothetical protein (TriTrypDB/GeneDB-style sysID: LpmP.29.0350) has protein sequence MLRISRALLAEVTTINSTTASVSGRLIRIRKKSKWIDRRSTRVPHNGKDIWYFGDQPSCALCHVRFRFKQDYEAHKESELHVNRLRWVETMDWWRETGEPAYLKASNEEWEWFEQHVLPTKAQEMGCTLDEARRVYRQATMTETPTWHRLLQCPTVRQEVKEPRDQRWPASPKW, from the coding sequence ATGCTGCGAATCAGCCGCGCGCTCctggcggaggtgacgaCCATAAACAGCACCACTGCATCTGTGAGCGGTCGTCTCATTCGCATTCGAAAGAAGAGCAAGTGGATCGATCGACGTagcacgcgtgtgccgcaTAACGGCAAGGACATTTGGTACTTTGGCGATCAGCCCAGCTGCGCGCTGTGCCATGTGCGGTTTCGCTTCAAGCAGGACTACGAGGcacacaaagagagcgagctGCATGTGAACCGTCTTCGGTGGGTTGAGACGATGGACTGGTGGAGGGAGACGGGTGAACCAGCCTACCTCAAGGCGTCCAACGAGGAGTGGGAGTGGTTTGAGCAGCATGTGTTGCCCACAAAGGCGCAGGAGATGGGCTGCACCCTAGACGAGGCGCGGCGCGTGTACCGGCAGGCTACCATGACAGAGACCCCAACGTGGCACCGACTGCTTCAATGCCCTACCGTGAggcaggaggtgaaggagccTCGTGATCAGCGATGGCCGGCTTCTCCGAAGTGGTAA
- a CDS encoding protein kinase-like protein (TriTrypDB/GeneDB-style sysID: LpmP.29.0360) — MVVSTERAALIARLSGFHDFALRLPGFSIEDRAVSSAVGSKGGNDDVGHKRCQSPEQPQPPEPPLALPPPQQPSGNPRRPAVLFPVPLVPAQQCKAVRSPKPYDASMAREVGNTSVMSVLSVMSRRHSNDEGSSERNRDGMEGEKERPSTAPTAEPPRVNDTSRCFNPTPDTEAPPGVTAVFQRYLEQTRRMILYADSSEADRAVELDGLLMRFHELFDLVRDMYAVVYVQGIAIDRKRLSMVKVLPYDEVSTSSASEGSYKVSPFTSTSVSSTSRAPEKAVLKTRGGTGSTKGALLSSKTQPSNSQLPPLSWRPLAAVTAARSQDAFERGRRTSASSCSSSVACIEVLNNYYVTRLIGVGATGRVHLAVDKQTCKTFAIKTVPRHSRKAVGRRFPLASMSTSDSEGQQLGRPRLGAVDVDGAAAYAGDNTTSNTPPTLVRPFSMAVASARPLMRQGNAGDSMDACLRDAALESLIQVPTVTRPSDTVIPLVENVTAAFSAMVSGSGNGEAPCTTKRSTSRMGSGKHLNDFCSPTCTGDPGRHTAAVRSTNVSESVSGGSFAKSVQSTPSSELPPVEREIRVMRRVCKHPYVAQLKEVIDDEEEDSVHLVMSYAEKGPLTVMHAFDTVLGCAPCDVVRPFSRCVRLLYQLAEALIYVHRHRIVHNDVKPDNILLTEADNILLTDFGESVLISKNPPQLPGSHMFVGAAGGEGLNASVLVPHNRWKSSRGANDSWATMSIVDRLPWGPGVAGHNANTSQMMTETSFLPESSMFLAAGVDVEGRLKGNRLAIGTPAFAAPELIMSSTCSYDSDAWSYGVVLYSVIFGRLPFAAATISDTFDAILNSSLLFPALEAIPQRVGMTVTAYDQWVELCRKLLVREPQQRLALSAVLQHPLFRTASTLGTKSSTSTTGGTAVPRGQRPPSRLYSDLSSASTLRRSNRSSQVLRSVSGRDGSPLMSRAVRTTMPPEMSREAAAASASRRFSMEGSTSPPFAIGSVAQDAMSERHRPQTIASDSQTSSVFASSGTSTVSLSPPATTVVFGRRSKPILAGDVAPQTWREMRPVSAARPECQYASQSFSPAGQYSFYGASSVHTASFTVAEQRGRRREHTLVYNQCLSSQSSSVTESAINESLFSASTPFKESPPDRIVTPGMQLTSCADFTSPLPCPLTRAGSNTPDLGAGENERSQQHQIGKEGSSNPNGTGATTTLAVVAAPAPPTSPPATSSAGRPRSFAATRRTREGRAALTPYVERRCNGEESREVQGSCITDLDYFSCWDSSVSEAADSGGGEDEELRQTIHDRVSQRPKPPLQLSCRDSCGSLNSVEPLVSVQEVAAQHGKQKGRRECVHLVPGFPNGDSTIVLGSPGNCTAALGLLRKAREAESSAQRRDPKSSPPSEDLKLGGAGRGRTSPCQPLHKSTSELPPALTRRLQFWRHR; from the coding sequence ATGGTCGTGTCGACTGAGCGGGCGGCCCTTATTGCAAGACTGAGCGGCTTTCACGATTTTGCATTGCGGCTGCCAGGCTTCTCTATCGAGGATCGCGCCGTGTCTTCTGCAGTTGGCTCGAAAGGAGGCAATGACGACGTAGGACACAAACGCTGCCAGTCCCCTGAGCAACCACAACCGCCAGAACCGCCGCTGGCcctaccgccgccgcagcagccatcGGGGAATCCGCGGAGGCCAGCAGTTCTCTTCCCCGTCCCCCTCGTACCAGCTCAACAATGCAAGGCAGTGCGCTCTCCTAAGCCATACGATGCCTCGATGGCCCGCGAGGTGGGCAACACCAGCGTGATGAGTGTTCTGTCAGTGATGTCTCGTAGACACAGCAACGATGAAGGTAGTTCAGAGAGGAACCGCGATGGCATGGAGggcgagaaggagcgccCGTCGACGGCGCCGACTGCCGAGCCACCGCGCGTGAACGACACCTCTCGCTGTTTCAACCCTACGCCTGACACGGAGGCGCCGCCTGGTGTGACCGCCGTCTTTCAGCGGTATCTGGAGCAGACCCGCCGCATGATTCTCTACGCCGACAGCAGTGAAGCTGATCGCGCCGTAGAGCTTGACgggctgctgatgcgcttCCATGAGCTCTTTGACCTAGTGAGGGACATGTACGCCGTGGTGTACGTGCAGGGCATTGCCATTGACCGCAAGCGTCTTTCAATGGTGAAGGTGCTACCGTACGACGAAGTCTCCACCTCGTCAGCGTCAGAGGGTTCTTACAAGGTTTCCCCCTTCACGTCGACGTCTGTGTCGTCCACATCGAGGGCCCCGGAGAAGGCCGTATTGAAGACCCGAGGAGGGACAGGTAGCACCAAAGGCGCGCTGTTATCATCCAAGACGCAGCCGTCGAACTCACAGCTGCCTCCTCTCAGCTGGAGGCCGTTAGCGGCTGTTACCGCAGCGCGCTCGCAGGACGCCTTCGAGCGGGGCCGCCGCACCAgtgcgagcagctgcagcagtagCGTGGCGTGCATCGAGGTGCTGAACAACTACTACGTGACGCGGCTGATCGGTGTCGGGGCGACGGGGCGCGTGCACCTGGCAGTGGACAAGCAGACCTGTAAGACGTTCGCCATCAAAACTGTACCGCGGCACAGCCGCAAGGCCGTCGGTCGCCGCTTTCCGCTGGCATCGATGAGCACATCGGACAGCGAGGGGCAACAGCTGGGCCGCCCCCGACTAGGGGCCGTGGACGtcgatggcgccgctgcttaTGCGGGTGATAACACCACCTCCAACACCCCTCCTACTCTTGTGCGGCCCTTCTCAATGGCCGTTGCCTCAGCGCGTCCACTTATGCGGCAGGGAAACGCAGGCGACAGCATGGATGCTTGCCTGCGTGATGCCGCGCTCGAGTCTCTCATTCAGGTACCCACGGTGACCCGTCCGAGTGACACCGTGATCCCGCTTGTGGAGAACGTGACTGCGGCCTTCTCGGCTATGGTgtccggcagcggcaacggcgaagCCCCCTGCACTACCAAGAGGTCAACATCGCGAATGGGCTCCGGCAAGCACCTGAACGACTTCTGCTCACCTACCTGTACGGGCGACCCCGGGCGTCAtacagcagcggtgaggtCGACGAACGTGAGTGAGAGCGTtagcggcggcagcttcgccaAGTCTGTTCAGTCTACACCTTCAAGTGAACTGCCGCCGGTGGAGCGGGAGATTCGCGTTATGCGGCGTGTGTGCAAGCACCCGtacgtggcgcagctcaaGGAAGTGAtcgacgacgaggaagaggattCGGTGCATCTCGTCATGTCATACGCTGAGAAGGGTCCGCTCACCGTGATGCACGCGTTTGACACCGTCCTCGGCTGCGCACCGTGCGACGTCGTGCGGCCCTTCTCACGATGCGTTCGCCTGCTGTACCAACTCGCCGAGGCCCTCATCTACGTGCACCGTCACCGAATTGTTCACAACGACGTGAAGCCGGACAACATCCTCCTCACTGAGGCCGACAACATCCTTCTCACAGATTTTGGTGAGAGCGTGCTGATTTCGAAGAATCCGCCACAGCTGCCGGGGTCGCACATGTTCGTCGGTGCggctggaggagagggactTAACGCAAGTGTCCTGGTGCCACATAACCGCTGGAAGTCGTCTCGTGGTGCCAATGACAGCTGGGCAACAATGAGCATCGTGGATCGCTTGCCTTGGGGCCCTGGCGTGGCGGGGCACAACGCGAACACATCGCAGATGATGACAGAAACATCGTTCCTCCCTGAGTCGTCCATGTTCCTGGCCGCCGGCGTCGATGTGGAGGGGCGTCTGAAAGGGAACCGGTTGGCCATTGGCACTCCCGCCTTCGCGGCCCCAGAGCTGATCatgagcagcacctgcagctaCGACTCCGACGCCTGGTCTTATGGAGTGGTGCTCTACTCCGTCATCTTCGGACGCTTGCCGTTTGCTGCGGCGACGATCAGCGATACGTTCGACGCGATCCTGAATTCATCACTGTTGTTTCCGGCTTTGGAGGCGATCCCGCAGAGGGTTGGGATGACTGTGACGGCGTACGATCAGTGGGTGGAGTTGTGCAGGAAGCTGCTGGTGCGAGAGCCGCAGCAACGACTCGCGCTttcagcagtgctgcagcaccctcTGTTCCGCACAGCATCGACCCTGGGCACAAAGTCATCTACCTCCACTACAGGTGGCACCGCGGTGCCCCGTGGTCAACGCCCACCGAGCAGGCTTTATAGTGACTTGTCTTCGGCGTCCACCCTACGGCGGTCgaaccgcagcagccaagTTTTGCGGTCGGTGTCTGGCAGAGATGGCTCGCCGTTGATGTCTAGGGCGGTGCGCACCACCATGCCACCAGAGATGTCCcgagaggctgctgctgcttcagcgagCCGGCGATTCAGCATGGAGGGGTCTACTTCGCCGCCGTTTGCGATAGGTAGCGTCGCGCAAGACGCCATGTCTGAACGCCATCGACCGCAGACCATCGCGAGCGACAGCCAGACGTCCTCTGTGTTTGCCAGCTCCGGCACCTCGACAGTTTCGCTGAGCCCACCGGCTACCACCGTCGTCTTCGGACGCCGTTCCAAGCCGATCCTGGCGGGTGACGTGGCGCCGCAGACGTGGCGGGAGATGCGACCCGTATCAGCGGCCCGCCCTGAATGCCAGTACGCCTCGCAGTCGTTCTCGCCAGCGGGCCAATACTCATTCTACGGCGCTTCAAGTGTGCACACAGCTTCCTTCACGGTCGCTGAGCAGCGGGGCAGGCGTCGGGAGCACACGCTGGTGTACAACCAGTGCCTCTCCagccagagcagcagcgtcaccgaAAGTGCGATTAACGAGTCCCTCTTCTCAGCATCGACCCCGTTCAAGGAGTCACCCCCAGATCGCATTGTAACTCCAGGAATGCAGCTTACAAGTTGCGCTGACTTCACCTCCCCACTGCCGTGTCCCCTCACGCGAGCCGGCAGCAACACTCCCGACCTCGGCGCGGGGGAAAATGAGAGGAGCCAGCAACATCAGATCGGCAAAGAGGGATCAAGCAACCCTAATGGCACTGGAGCCACCACTACTCTGGCAGTTgttgctgcgccagcgcctccaacCTCACCACCGGCGACGTCTTCAGCAGGGCGGCCGCGCTCCTtcgcagcgacgaggaggacacgTGAGGGCAGGGCGGCTCTGACACCATATGTTGAACGTCGGTGCAACGGGGAGGAGTCGCGTGAGGTCCAGGGTAGCTGTATCACCGACCTCGACTATTTCTCGTGCTGGGACTCCTCCGTGAGCGAGGCAGCcgacagcggtggaggcgaggacgaggagctgcggcagacgATACACGATCGAGTGTCGCAACGGCCGAAGCCGCCCCTGCAGCTGTCATGTAGGGACTCGTGTGGCTCTTTGAATAGTGTGGAGCCTCTGGTGTCTGTGCAGGAAGTGGCTGCACAGCATGGGAAGCAGAAGGGCAGGCGTGAGTGTGTACACCTAGTGCCCGGTTTTCCTAATGGTGACTCGACCATCGTGCTCGGAAGCCCGGGTAACTGCACCGCTGCATTAGGTTTGTTGCGGAAAGCGCGCGAGGCGGAGTCGTCTGCGCAACGGCGGGACCCAaagtcgtcgccgccgtcggagGATCTGAAGCTGGGCGGCGCTGGTCGTGGTCGCACCTCACCATGCCAACCACTGCACAAGTCGACGTCTGAGCTACCCCCTGCACTGACGAGAAGATTGCAGTTTTGGCGTCATCGCTAA
- a CDS encoding hypothetical protein (TriTrypDB/GeneDB-style sysID: LpmP.29.0370) gives MQRHGAAVAVTAERDVEDRLQRALHENIVLKLQKNDLEEKLKKLQTQFRRLVADWRRVQGGSGFSRGSTILRPCCAPSPWAMEPSARPHSAAEADSRGAPAAPSLGGLLPPLNPNQSSQTACGASSTTAKAWKRQESPPGTTGVAAGASEAELAACKAALAHAQLELQQLRSSALAAIQARATTPLALKNVTTMPADASAAILEASKQEAAQLRSQLQKIREELNASVLAQQQLRVQSNQAMQGMQQQLETQYRASIDTLTREKQELILKVRLAEAEKQAKSSVEASSPDPMEMATLHGEVHRKVSEVALLNSHLQYAQGQVETLKGECNRLIEELKEAHAAHADTKRALFTLEHEAASLRTQCRSMTEVELALQRKTEECSNTEQELLKLVGSLQTCQRETEAAVRLEFQSRLTEVQEMRDTAERERREVERRLLSSQHDLAELRCRLENTQGDLQLYHGEVAKLEKEKSAISAQIALAGHTAAAVAAAGADLTDEDVHRALAVAAIKKRGSRTQKREAGMGLGDAGTVDGDAAAAAGAAPAKEARDALDLFEALAWDGDWEQGQMREALATAAMDLELAQTRCQQMAEQVEQSREMLRKVSDERDTLLEESIALRGRVMHVQTIFAKQQLQAYRAAATASGLGTEGLISFSIRGLQSQEAAMCRSLGIANLKAPVSFFFTLDGLADYEAMMGPTLRALDDVVDVRFQYEGLAKDAVTLATIEETVFCFQLHCAAGETSRLVAMAELPGAALLNAREVPVEDTLPLIDGEGQTVGSILVEFCCARLVLPILLGAPLSDPRAGATTFTLSAQEIKSAMVALRTVCYLRIQVFRAEGLAGSLEGGTAPQPYVFYTATSPLGALNCVRDTVVHPSSRIFTTDPVFDVVPVDHRVIVDPALIRFVAFGVVSFVLFDERATNVQANLGVVEVALRPLLNSPHAIIRVTEKLHPQGTLSVGLSWVSGV, from the coding sequence ATGCAAcgccacggcgccgcggtggctgTGACGGCTGAGCGTGACGTAGAGgatcgcctccagcgcgccCTGCATGAGAACATCGTCTTGAAGCTGCAGAAGAATGAtctggaggagaagctgaagaagctgcagACGCAGTTTCGCCGCCTTGTCGCGGACTGGCGTCGGGTGCAGGGAGGCAGCGGATTTAGTCGAGGCAGCACCATTTTGCGTCCTTGCTGTGCACCATCGCCGTGGGCGATGGAGCCGTCTGCGCGACCCCACTCAGCAGCCGAGGCAGATAGTCGAGGCGCGCCCGCGGCCCCGTCGTTAGGGGGACTGCTGCCTCCGTTGAACCCCAATCAGAGCTCCCAAACAGCCTGCGGCGCATCCTCGACTACAGCGAAGGCATGGAAAAGGCAGGAAAGTCCACCGGGCACCACAGGTGTTGCTGCAGGTGCGAGCGAGGCTGAGCTGGCGGcctgcaaagcagcgcttgcgcatgcgcagctggagcTCCAGCAGTTGCGCTCGTCCGCTCTCGCCGCTATCCAGGCGCGAGCTACAACGCCCCTTGCCTTGAAAAACGTAACTACTATGCCAGCTGACGCCTCCGCGGCCATCCTAGAGGCCTCAAAGCAGGAGGCCGCCCAACTCCGCTCCCAGCTTCAGAAGATACGAGAGGAGCTCAACGCCTCTGTACtcgcccagcagcagctgcgagttCAGTCAAACCAAGCCATGCAGGGgatgcaacagcagctggagaCGCAGTACCGCGCTTCCATTGATACCCTCACTCGTGAGAAGCAGGAGCTGATATTGAAGGTGCGACtagcagaggcagagaagcaggcAAAAAGCTCGGTGGAGGCGAGCAGTCCAGACCCGATGGAGATGGCGACTCTGCATGGGGAGGTGCACCGCAAGGTGAGCGAGGTCGCTCTCCTGAACAGTCACCTCCAGTATGCGCAAGGGCAAGTTGAGACGCTGAAGGGTGAGTGTAACCGACTCATCGAGGAACTCAAGGAAGCGCACGCAGCCCATGCTGACACAAAGAGGGCGTTGTTTACGTTGGAGCACGAAGCAGCGTCACTGCGAACGCAATGCAGGTCGATGACcgaggtggagctggcgctgcagcgcaagacGGAGGAATGCTCAAATACTGAGCAAGAGCTACTGAAGCTCGTGGGATCGCTGCAGACGTGCCAGCGcgagacggaggcggcggttcGTCTTGAGTTCCAGAGTCGTCTCACAgaggtgcaggagatgcGCGACACGGCGGAGCGAGAACGACGGGAAGTGGAACGCAGGTTGCTCAGCAGCCAGCACGACCTTGCAGAGCTACGCTGTCGGTTAGAGAATACCCAGGGCGACCTCCAGCTATACCATGGTGAGGTAGCGAAActagagaaggagaagagtgcAATATCGGCGCAGATCGCGCTAGCGGggcacaccgccgcagcagtcgccgcagcaggggcTGACCTCACTGATGAAGACGTGCATCGCGCCctggcagtggcggccaTAAAGAAGAGAGGATCGCGGACACAGAAGCGGGAGGCGGGGATGGGTCTCGGTGACGCGGGCACTGTTGACGgagatgctgccgccgctgccggtgcggccccggcgaaggaggcgagAGACGCGCTCGATCTTTTcgaggcgctggcgtggGACGGCGACTGGGAGCAGGGCCAGATGCGCGAGGCCCTGGCTACTGCTGCGATGGATCTGGAGTTGGCCCAGACGCGCTGCCAACAGATGGCTGAGCAGGTGGAGCAGTCTCGTGAGATGCTCCGCAAGGTGAGCGATGAGCGGGATACGCTTCTCGAGGAGAGCATTGCCCTTCGTGGTCGCGTGATGCATGTACAGACTATATTCgccaagcagcagctgcaggcgtaTCGGGCAGCTGCCACAGCGAGCGGTCTCGGCACCGAGGGACTCATCAGCTTCTCTATTCGGGGGCTGCAGAGTCAGGAGGCGGCCATGTGTCGTTCCTTGGGCATTGCCAATCTCAAAGCTcccgtctctttcttcttcacgcTGGACGGGCTGGCCGACTACGAGGCGATGATGGGGCCGACGCTGCGCGCTCTCGATGATGTTGTGGACGTGCGCTTCCAATATGAGGGTCTCGCAAAGGACGCGGTTACGCTGGCGACTATCGAAGAGACGGTCTTCTGCTTCCAGCTgcactgcgccgccggcgaGACAAGCCGATTGGTAGCCATGGCGGAGCTGcctggagcggcgctgctcaatGCGCGCGAGGTTCCGGTGGAGGATACACTGCCCCTCATTGACGGCGAAGGGCAGACGGTGGGGAGCATCTTGGTTGAGTTCTGCTGCGCTCGTCTTGTGTTGCCCATCCTGCTGGGCGCTCCTCTTTCCGACCCACGTGCCGGGGCGACCACCTTCACACTGTCTGCGCAAGAGATCAAGTCGGCCATGGTAGCGCTGCGCACTGTGTGCTACCTGCGCATCCAAGTGTTCCGCGCCGAGGGCCTGGCCGGCTCCTTGGAGGGCGGCACGGCGCCTCAACCCTACGTCTTCTACACAGCCACGTCGCCGCTTGGGGCTCTCAACTGCGTGCGGGACACCGTCGTTCATCCCTCTAGCCGCATCTTTACTACGGACCCTGTGTTCGATGTGGTGCCAGTAGACCATCGCGTCATTGTCGATCCAGCGCTGATCCGGTTTGTGGCATTTGGTGTGGTCAGCTTTGTCCTCTTCGACGAGCGCGCCACTAATGTGCAAGCCAACCTCggcgtggtggaggtggcgctgcgtccGCTGTTGAACTCGCCGCATGCCATCATTCGAGTGACGGAGAAGCTGCACCCGCAGGGCACGCTGAGCGTGGGTCTGTCGTGGGTGTCTGGTGTGTGA
- a CDS encoding RNA binding protein, putative (TriTrypDB/GeneDB-style sysID: LpmP.29.0380), translated as MATYKREDLRRVSFTNLDEHCDEGIVYELCLQFGRIQNISWPTEVNLNGMPQRASRCYVDFENAEDAKYCFEALYRARIKLFNKELRVFHASTELAQGGAAGSQRSGAVVVGLHEVGAKVVVRNIDYRVTEFDVTRFFESFGQFAAPPRMLRDSVGNFRGVVVLSYKTFEASDRVIRDMDQKVFRDRVISVHYALMEDGSGRLHGTKEERANAALIREEEKRYREMVAKEMAVMRQERQQNRVQDASWAEKVNVYNHLRR; from the coding sequence ATGGCCACGTACAAGCGTGAGGATCTGCGGCGCGTCAGCTTTACCAACCTAGATGAGCACTGTGATGAGGGCATCGTGTACGAGCTGTGTCTGCAGTTCGGGCGCATTCAAAACATTAGCTGGCCGACTGAAGTGAACCTCAACGGCATGCCTCAGCGCGCCTCGCGTTGCTATGTCGACTTTGAGAACGCCGAGGACGCCAAGTACTGCTTTGAGGCTCTCTACCGGGCGCGCATCAAGTTGTTCAATAAGGAGCTGCGCGTCTTTCACGCCAGCACCGAGCTGGCGcaaggtggtgctgcgggcTCACAGAGGAGTGGGGCCGTGGTGGTTGGCTTGCACGAGGTGGGTGCCAAGGTGGTTGTGCGCAACATTGATTACCGCGTCACGGAGTTTGACGTGACGCGGTTCTTCGAGAGCTTTGGCCAGTTCGCCGCCCCGCCTCGCATGCTGCGCGACTCCGTCGGTAACTTTCGCGGTGTTGTCGTGCTGTCGTACAAGACGTTTGAGGCAAGCGACCGCGTTATTCGAGACATGGACCAGAAAGTGTTCCGCGATCGCGTCATTTCTGTGCACTACGCGCTTATGGAGGACGGGAGCGGGAGGCTGCACGGCACCAAGGAGGAGCGCGCGAACGCCGCCCTCATTcgcgaagaggagaagcgctACCGTGAGATGGTGGCAAAGGAgatggcggtgatgcggcaggagcggcagcagaatCGTGTGCAGGACGCGTCATGGGCTGAGAAGGTGAATGTCTACAACCACCTGCGTCGATGA
- a CDS encoding hypothetical protein (TriTrypDB/GeneDB-style sysID: LpmP.29.0390), with product MEESYVEGNLGPVFNNAEPLSLPIVARILHEKRIGAEETDKIKGVLIQSCCEAVDILQEDCAPESVVSSLHLKRLRLRAYGGGFANTHLAGLQVDGNGYTVLPPEGTALPTAALSAGSRTERMKPFEIIALTTLRPTTTREAVELIPSLYRFEDAELDDILGMLSY from the coding sequence ATGGAGGAGAGCTACGTCGAGGGAAACCTCGGCCCCGTCTTCAACAACGCCGAGCCGCTGTCCCTTCCCATCGTAGCGCGTATTCTTCATGAGAAGCGCATCGGTGCTGAGGAGACAGACAAGATCAAAGGCGTGCTAATCCAGTCCTGCTGTGAGGCAGTAGATATCCTGCAGGAAGACTGCGCCCCGGAGAGTGTAGTGAGCAGTCTGCACTTGAAGCGACTGCGACTGCGCGCCTATGGCGGCGGCTTTGCGAACACACACTTGGCGGGACTTCAGGTTGACGGAAATGGCTAcacagtgctgccgccggagGGCACGGCGttgcccaccgctgcccttTCAGCTGGGTCTCGCACGGAGCGCATGAAGCCCTTTGAGATTATCGCTCTCACGACGCTGCGACCCACCACgacgagggaggcggtggagctgaTCCCGTCGTTGTACCGCTTTGAGGATGCGGAGCTGGATGACATCCTGGGCATGCTGTCTTACTGA
- a CDS encoding hypothetical protein (TriTrypDB/GeneDB-style sysID: LpmP.29.0400), protein MLSLLINQCGAKASDLPQLVRLTELIRAEKEGAAGGFTVAPTPLATQTPLPPPLSTEPGEVTRVAGQAAKSTTLSVLTSAKDHTALGFLLHNCASPAEQSQCTMLQQLYGLLLAETHEGGASESADGGFSPLRVKPSTAVPVHPATTVAAGAERASHRHHHPVSSDAIATHEQRSDATTTAPLSALLDSGPLLPPSIPVPILPDPGNWEGAVAFYPAATAAPTHPSTPPVPMHLVSAVAVTGIAAVAADRNAMRDGADGLRANSPLLPSSSAELPPNDDDEQAERNRESGVVLFPAPASCTDETSAAHATHVEPVAGEGGRAELGAATLPLPRYPPHPSFYAGRMPCPVNEALAARNSATLRLLAGCGATRWASSLSPTSRPTSGPAKRFTSGLYGRASTPRGGAFSSPIPSQQQRYTPHPPQTLPIRGGVEVIRAHRTLSERSLLPVRPAEPWQAWQAVDTVRVSSAQGRVSLLAQDVAPRLRFSTSTPHHHRYQRRVTGAEPPRPPRAFPYNPATISSGVLPCVRPFRRRSSLSQYVRDNSDAPTVEPFADLIVVGTRIHLPSLHPTRPRYS, encoded by the coding sequence ATGTTGTCGCTTCTTATCAACCAGTGTGGCGCCAAGGCGTCGGACCTCCCGCAGCTGGTGCGATTGACTGAGCTGATTCGCGCTGAGAAAGAAGGGGCTGCTGGCGGTTTCACAGTGGCGCCCACCCCACTCGCCACCCAGacaccccttcctccacctctgtccACCGAACCCGGTGAAGTTACCCGCGTTGCAGGGCAGGCAGCGAAGTCGACCACCCTGTCCGTGCTGACATCCGCCAAAGACCACACCGCGCTCGGTTTCTTGCTACACAACTGCGCTAGCCCAGCAGAGCAGTCGCAGTGCACGATGCTGCAACAGCTGTATGGCTTGCTCCTCGCGGAGACGCACGAGGGAGGTGCTAGCGAGTCGGCCGATGGGGGCTTCTCCCCGCTCAGGGTCAAGCCCTCAACAGCAGTGCCCGTTCATCCTGCCACCACTGTTGCGGCAGGCGCAGAAAGGGCATCACATAGACATCATCATCCAGTGTCCTCAGACGCCATTGCTACGCATGAACAACGGAGTgatgccaccaccaccgcgccaTTGTCCGCACTACTGGATTCAGgtcctcttcttccgccGAGCATTCCAGTGCCAATTTTGCCAGATCCCGGCAACTGGGAGGGGGCCGTCGCTTTTTACcctgctgcgacggcggcaccgACCCACCCATCGACCCCGCCTGTGCCGATGCATCTGGTGTCTGCTGTCGCCGTAACCGGCATTGCAGCCGTGGCGGCCGACAGAAATGCGATGCGTGATGGAGCCGATGGACTTCGAGCCAACTCGCCCCTTCTGCCCTCGTCAAGTGCGGAGTTGCCACcgaacgacgacgacgagcagGCTGAACGCAATCGTGAGTCAGGCGTTGTACTGTTTCCTGCTCCTGCTTCCTGCACTGACGAAACGTCTGCTGCACACGCAACTCACGTGGAGCCTGTTGCAGGTGAAGGTGGACGCGCTGAGTTGGGGGCTGCCACCCTCCCGCTGCCACGCTATCCGCCGCACCCGTCCTTCTATGCTGGTCGTATGCCGTGTCCGGTCAACGAGGCGCTCGCTGCGCGCAACAGTGCGACTCTTCGGCTGCTCGCGGGTTGCGGTGCGACTCGTTGGGCATCTTCCCTGTCGCCGACGTCACGCCCCACATCCGGGCCTGCGAAGCGCTTCACTTCTGGGCTCTACGGACGAGCCAGTACACCGCGCGGTGGGGCATTCTCGTCGCCCATACCctcgcagcaacagcgctaCACACCGCATCCACCTCAGACGCTCCCGATCAGGGGCGGTGTAGAAGTTATCCGAGCTCATCGCACCTTGTCGGAGAGATCACTTCTTCCAGTGCGCCCAGCCGAGCCGTGGCAGGCATGGCAGGCAGTGGACACTGTTCGTGTCTCGTCAGCACAGGGGCGAGTGTCTCTGCTTGCACAGGACGTGGCCCCACGGCTGAGGTTCTCTACATCCACGCCGCACCACCATAGGTACCAGCGTCGCGTTACTGGCGCAGAGCCACCGCGCCCCCCTCGTGCTTTCCCATACAACCCAGCGACCATATCGTCTGGGGTGCTGCCTTGTGTCCGCCCTtttcgccgccgctcctccctttcccaaTACGTTAGGGACAACAGCGACGCGCCCACTGTGGAGCCTTTCGCTGATCTGATAGTAGTCGGCACGCGCATCCATCTGCCCTCTTTACACCCTACCCGCCCGCGCTACTCGTAA